Proteins found in one Salvia splendens isolate huo1 chromosome 10, SspV2, whole genome shotgun sequence genomic segment:
- the LOC121750948 gene encoding GATA transcription factor 8-like yields MEPELIDEIDCGNFFDQMDDLIDFPPDSECGDANLVSSSDCKDFPTWGEALQGCDSLFPGSHDSSASDLAAELSVPYEDIVQLEWLSTFVEDSFSGGGLTVGKENLRASNDSPHSQFQSLSPVSVVESSSCSSSSSSGGKVMPLSPCHRGPQRARSKRPRPATFNPRPAIQLISPASSYQEIPHVSSALHGGVSSESNNFAESWPVKKSKKIKRTPPANPTAANQNPPPVRKCLHCEITKTPQWRAGPMGPKTLCNACGVRYKSGRLFPEYRPAASPTFVPSLHSNSHKKVTEMRCKAETRSAAAAPNTSV; encoded by the exons ATGGAGCCAGAGTTGATAGACGAAATCGATTGTGGAAACTTCTTCGACCAAATGGATGATTTGATTGACTTTCCCCCAGACAGTGAGTGTGGTGATGCTAATTTAGTTAGCTCCAGTGACTGCAAGGATTTCCCCACGTGGGGCGAGGCTCTGCAGGGCTGCGACTCCCTCTTCCCCGGCAGCCATGACAGCTCTGCCTCCGACCTTGCTGCTGAACTCTCTGTTCCG TATGAGGATATAGTACAACTGGAGTGGCTTTCGACCTTTGTGGAGGATTCGTTTTCAGGCGGGGGGCTGACAGTTGGCAAAGAGAATCTGCGTGCCAGCAACGACTCACCACATAGCCAATTCCAAAGCTTGAGTCCAGTTTCAGTAGTCGAGAGCAGCAGCTGCAGCAGCAGTTCCTCCTCCGGGGGGAAGGTGATGCCTCTCAGCCCCTGCCATCGTGGCCCCCAACGTGCACGCAGCAAGCGCCCTCGACCAGCAACTTTCAACCCTCGGCCAGCAATTCAGCTCATCTCCCCCGCATCCTCTTATCAGGAGATCCCTCATGTTTCTTCTGCCCTCCACGGTGGGGTTTCATCAGAATCAAACAACTTTGCTGAGTCGTGGCCTGTGAAGAAGAGCAAGAAAATCAAGAGAACGCCTCCTGCAAATCCGACAGCAGCGAATCAAAACCCCCCTCCAGTCCGGAAATGCTTGCATTGTGAGATAACAAAGACTCCGCAGTGGAGGGCGGGGCCCATGGGCCCAAAGACGTTGTGCAATGCCTGTGGCGTTCGTTACAAGTCTGGGAGGCTGTTCCCTGAATACCGCCCAGCTGCTAGTCCAACCTTCGTCCCGTCTCTGCACTCAAACTCGCACAAGAAGGTGACCGAGATGAGATGCAAGGCTGAGACCAGAAGCGCAGCGGCTGCACCCAACACTTCAGTGTAG
- the LOC121750887 gene encoding auxin response factor 18-like codes for MINVMHSLSKPMNQMESCLDPQLWHACAGGMAQIPPPNSKVYYFPQGHAEHANENVDFLKFPRIAPLMLCRVESIKYLADSESDEVFAKIRLVPLLGNESGVCDDGGRVDGNEEREKTNSFAKTLTQSDANNGGGFSVPRYCAETIFPRLDYSAEPPVQTILVRDVHGAVWKFRHIYRGTPRRHLLTTGWSNFVNHKKLVAGDSIVFLRADNGELCVGIRRAKRGIGGGAEVLSGWNTGIPALQGGFSGFLGESVGLCRRRGGGEMGLKEKGNVKAKVVVEAASVAANGQPFEVVYYPRAGSPEFVVRESAVRAAMRVQWCPRMRFKMAFETEDSSRISWFMGTISSVQVDDPIHWPNSPWRLLQVVWDEPDLLHNVKRVNPWLVELVLNMAAGHGLSRFSPPRKRPRPPLPTEFQLPMGTLVTNPFSPSSPLCCLPDHIPAGVQGARHAQSEKLQPFDFKLLDYAAQSPTLLTSYPLPNPNCDASLRMGSSPHEVKKSNEAKAPMFLLFGQPILNAEQISQSHSADTEGDSSDGNQENTANASNASGSAVIQNFPPEASSDGEFP; via the exons ATGATTAACGTGATGCATTCATTGAGCAAGCCCATGAATCAAATGGAAAGTTGCTTGGATCCTCAGCTATGGCATGCCTGCGCCGGTGGGATGGCTCAAATCCCACCACCGAATTCCAAGGTCTATTATTTCCCTCAAGGTCACGCTGAACACGCCAATGAGAATGTTGATTTTCTGAAATTTCCTAGAATTGCGCCTCTTATGCTGTGTAGAGTTGAATCTATTAAGTACTTGGCTGATTCTGAGAGTGATGAAGTTTTTGCTAAAATCAGATTAGTGCCTCTGTTAGGGAATGAATCTGGTGTGTGTGATGATGGGGGAAGGGTTGATGGTaatgaggagagagagaaaaccAATTCATTTGCAAAGACATTGACTCAGTCTGATGCAAACAATGGTGGTGGTTTCTCTGTCCCTAGGTATTGTGCTGAGACTATATTTCCTAGGTTGGATTACTCTGCTGAGCCCCCCGTTCAGACAATCTTGGTTAGGGATGTTCATGGGGCTGTTTGGAAGTTTAGGCACATCTATAGGGGGACTCCTCGGCGCCACCTTCTCACCACCGGTTGGAGCAATTTTGTGAACCATAAGAAGCTCGTGGCCGGGGATTCAATCGTGTTCTTGAGGGCTGATAATGGGGAGTTATGTGTTGGGATACGCAGGGCCAAGAGGGGTATCGGTGGTGGAGCTGAGGTCTTGAGTGGATGGAACACGGGGATCCCTGCCTTGCAAGGGGGATTCTCGGGTTTTCTTGGTGAGAGTGTGGGCTTATGCAGGAGACGGGGTGGGGGTGAGATGGGGTTGAAGGAGAAGGGTAATGTGAAGGCTAAGGTTGTTGTTGAGGCAGCTAGTGTTGCTGCTAATGGCCAGCCTTTTGAGGTTGTTTACTACCCTCGTGCTGGCTCGCCGGAGTTTGTGGTTAGGGAGTCGGCTGTTAGGGCTGCAATGAGGGTGCAGTGGTGCCCGAGGATGAGGTTTAAGATGGCCTTTGAGACGGAGGATTCGTCTAGGATCAGCTGGTTCATGGGAACCATTTCCTCAGTTCAAGTTGATGATCCAATTCATTGGCCTAATTCTCCTTGGAGACTTCTTCAG GTGGTTTGGGATGAGCCTGATTTACTGCACAATGTGAAGAGAGTGAATCCTTGGTTGGTTGAATTGGTGTTGAATATGGCAGCAGGCCACGGCCTCTCCCGGTTCTCTCCACCAAGGAAGAGGCCGCGGCCGCCTCTGCCAACGGAGTTCCAACTCCCGATGGGGACACTTGTTACCAACCCCTTCAGTCCTAGCAGCCCCTTGTGTTGTCTACCGGACCACATTCCTGCAGGTGTACAGGGAGCCAGGCATGCTCAATCCGAGAAACTGCAGCCGTTTGATTTCAAGCTGCTCGACTACGCTGCTCAATCTCCTACACTCCTCACCAGCTACCCTCTCCCAAATCCCAACTGTGATGCCTCACTGAGAATGGGGAGTTCTCCGCATGAGGTGAAGAAAAGCAACGAGGCCAAGGCACCGATGTTTCTTCTGTTCGGGCAACCAATTCTCAATGCAGAGCAAATCTCCCAGAGCCACTCTGCAGACACAGAAGGCGACAGCTCAGATGGAAATCAAGAAAACACAGCAAATGCATCCAACGCCTCGGGGTCGGCTGTCATTCAGAATTTCCCACCAGAGGCCTCATCGGATGGAGAGTTCCCATGA